One genomic window of Gossypium hirsutum isolate 1008001.06 chromosome D11, Gossypium_hirsutum_v2.1, whole genome shotgun sequence includes the following:
- the LOC107911074 gene encoding uncharacterized protein, which yields MEVGHVFVEDVRDAMVANHQMARSMAVEVYSRHNETFRVTETIDHRPSIPPRSYGVDLRNRRCDCRRFQTLYYPCAHVVAACAKVGLNVEQFINEVYTIERTLHVWENEFPVLPDPSTWEVPPTTFKLVPDKRLRKNLKGRPQSSRIHNEMDIREQSDGKLCGVCRLTGHNRSKCPL from the coding sequence atggaAGTGGGACACGTCTTTGTCGAAGATGttagggatgcaatggttgcaaatCATCAGATGGCGAGGTCGATGGCagtagaagtatattcacgacATAATGAAACGTTTCGAGTTACAGAGACCATCGATCATCGACCcagtataccacctaggtcctacggagttgatctccgaAACAGACGGTGCGATTGCAGAAGGTTTCAAACACTTTATTATCCATGTGCACATGTCGTGGCAGCTTGTGCTAAAGTTGGGCTCAATGTAGAACAATTTATCAATGAAGTCTACACCATCGAACGCACGTTGCATGTATGGGAAAACGAGTTCCCCGTGCTTCCTGACCCATCTACTTGGGAGGTACCTCCGACAACCTTCAAACTTGTCCCAGACAAAAGGTTGCGTAAGAACCTGAAAGGCCGTCCGCAATCATCCAGAATCCATAACGAAATGGACATTAGAGAGCAATCCGACGGGAAGCTGTGTGGCGTATGCAGATTAACCggtcataatcggagtaaatgcccGCTCTGA
- the LOC121223829 gene encoding uncharacterized protein isoform X2, producing the protein MFYIFILSLFEFARGKRLCLLSNHHFFKHPTLGFLNTLSATTPPRPTADDGRETPAARSRPTPVRQKAWWWQTAWESGSGAGGRQHGRMGRGKWESRVLGLGLDVGLG; encoded by the exons atgttttatatttttattctttcactTTTTGAATTTGCTAGAGGAAAAAGGCTCTGCCTTCTTTCAAACCACCATTTTTTCAAACACCCAACACTTGGGTTTCTTAACACCTTGAGTGCCACCACGCCACCAAGACCGACGGCCGACGATGGAAGAGAAACCCCGGCGGCACGGTCACGGCCAACTCCG GTGCGGCAAAAGGCATGGTGGTGGCAGACAGCATGGGAGAGTGGGAgtggtgctggtggcagacaacaTGGGAGAATGGGAAGAGGCAAGTGGGAGTCTAGGGTTTTGGGATTGGGCTTGGATGTTGGGCTAGgttga
- the LOC121223829 gene encoding uncharacterized protein isoform X1, producing the protein MEEKPRRHGHGQLREEEPPLLAIDHHTGRRTPATTPPFAVAGKPKKAPFFSFLRIESRSGVRKAEIPVKRAEIERDLSVLPLSTAAGNRCGKRHGGGRQHGRVGVVLVADNMGEWEEASGSLGFWDWAWMLG; encoded by the exons ATGGAAGAGAAACCCCGGCGGCACGGTCACGGCCAACTCCG AGAGGAAGAGCCCCCTTTGCTGGCCATCGACCACCACACCGGTCGCCGGACGCCGGCGACGACGCCGCCGTTCGCGGTGGCCGGAAAACCAAAAAAAGctccctttttctcctttttgcGAATAGAGTCCAGATCTGGggttagaaaagccgaaatcccggtGAAAAGGGCCGAAATCGAAAGAGACCTTTCGGTTCTTCCTCTTTCCACCGCCGCCGGAAACAG GTGCGGCAAAAGGCATGGTGGTGGCAGACAGCATGGGAGAGTGGGAgtggtgctggtggcagacaacaTGGGAGAATGGGAAGAGGCAAGTGGGAGTCTAGGGTTTTGGGATTGGGCTTGGATGTTGGGCTAG